One Desulfovibrio fairfieldensis genomic window carries:
- a CDS encoding RNA methyltransferase, which produces MLLDGVQIVLVKTRFPENIGMAARACANMGCPAIRLVDPERWDREKAGPLATPKGQSLLDGVRVSPDLAVAVAESSLVLGTTARTGGWRQALLAPGQAAREVAAALARDEKVSLVFGPEDRGLNNEEITHCQRLVTIPTDAAASSLNLAQAVLLMLYECANAVRAVRAFPDAEKTGTSGGGRAVTAEEQERLMDALKGMLLGLDYLHGDNPDYFLMPWRRMFSRAGLRRHEYDALMGLCRQVRHKLG; this is translated from the coding sequence ATGTTGCTGGACGGCGTGCAGATAGTTTTAGTCAAGACCCGTTTTCCCGAAAATATCGGCATGGCGGCGCGGGCCTGCGCCAATATGGGTTGCCCGGCCATCCGTCTGGTGGACCCGGAACGTTGGGACCGGGAAAAGGCCGGTCCTCTCGCTACGCCCAAAGGGCAGAGCCTGCTGGACGGCGTACGGGTGAGCCCCGATCTGGCTGTGGCCGTGGCCGAGAGCAGTCTGGTGCTGGGCACCACGGCCCGCACGGGAGGTTGGCGGCAGGCCCTGCTCGCGCCGGGTCAGGCCGCGCGGGAAGTGGCGGCAGCCCTGGCACGCGATGAAAAAGTTTCTCTTGTCTTCGGCCCGGAAGACCGGGGACTGAACAATGAAGAAATCACCCATTGCCAGCGTCTCGTGACCATTCCCACCGACGCGGCTGCCAGCTCTCTCAACCTGGCCCAGGCCGTGCTGCTTATGCTCTATGAATGCGCCAATGCCGTACGTGCTGTCCGTGCGTTTCCCGACGCGGAAAAGACCGGCACATCCGGCGGCGGGCGTGCGGTTACCGCTGAAGAACAGGAGCGGCTTATGGACGCACTCAAGGGCATGCTGCTCGGTCTGGATTATCTGCATGGCGATAATCCGGATTACTTTCTGATGCCCTGGCGGCGCATGTTCAGTCGTGCCGGGCTCAGGCGGCACGAGTATGACGCGCTGATGGGCCTGTGTCGGCAGGTGCGCCACAAGCTGGGCTGA
- a CDS encoding methyl-accepting chemotaxis protein translates to MRLTLTHKYVGSLFGALITCCVVVLFVSIHFMKEPVEEELDGNIRRMQNVIQTANELTATRFAQSAMLMSHEENLARAVLARDHEQVMLLSAEAMKEAGSDFMTVTDDKGIVVGRGHSKKWQDSVLNQETVVKALQGTPSVAIVAGTVVPFTIRASQPIMYEGKLVGTLSIGTSLVTPPYLDWLKQMSGMDVTIFKGDIRAMTTIMKDGKRAVGTKLQSPEIVEAVLQRGELCFAQNNILGVEYKSAYWPVKAADGTIAGMWFVGMPLNKLMELENKAVVTASWVAAALLAVQLLLSVMIGLRVSAPVRKITRYVLDVAGGKKDAVLDVHSRDDMGELAEALRAMVKKQDNLMLEAGEKAEEARKKAEEAACAMEEARLAQQQAEQAKRDGMISAAGQIEGVVEKLNGAINNIAAQVEQSDEALSHAASRLAETATAMEEMNSAVLEVAKNAGLAADVSTSARQKATDGTAVVTQSVAGIQEVQSQSLALKEDMVRLDEHARAINQIMSVISDIADQTNLLALNAAIEAARAGEAGRGFAVVADEVRKLAEKTMTSTTEVGNAIKAIQESAEQSTHQVEQAVQNIAKATEFSNKSGESLNEILEMVEHTADEVRTIATASEEQSATSEEITKSIAEVNDITSTTSEAMREAAKALESLRRRSQELVTLIEEMKNA, encoded by the coding sequence ATGCGTTTGACCTTGACGCATAAATATGTAGGTTCGCTCTTCGGGGCGCTGATCACATGCTGCGTTGTGGTGCTTTTTGTTTCCATTCATTTCATGAAAGAACCCGTGGAAGAGGAGCTGGACGGGAATATCCGGCGGATGCAGAACGTCATTCAGACCGCCAACGAGCTTACGGCCACGCGTTTCGCACAAAGCGCCATGCTTATGTCCCATGAGGAAAATCTTGCCCGCGCCGTGCTTGCCCGCGACCACGAGCAGGTCATGCTCCTTTCGGCGGAAGCCATGAAGGAAGCCGGGTCCGACTTCATGACCGTCACGGACGACAAGGGCATTGTCGTGGGACGGGGCCATTCGAAAAAATGGCAGGACAGCGTCCTGAATCAGGAAACCGTGGTCAAGGCCCTGCAGGGCACGCCTTCGGTCGCTATCGTGGCCGGAACCGTTGTTCCCTTCACCATCCGCGCCAGCCAGCCCATTATGTACGAAGGCAAACTGGTGGGCACGCTGTCTATCGGCACTTCTCTGGTGACACCGCCCTATCTGGACTGGCTCAAGCAGATGAGCGGCATGGATGTGACCATCTTCAAGGGTGACATCCGCGCCATGACCACGATTATGAAGGACGGCAAACGGGCCGTGGGCACCAAGCTGCAATCTCCGGAGATAGTGGAAGCGGTTTTACAGCGCGGGGAGCTGTGTTTCGCGCAGAATAATATCCTCGGCGTTGAATACAAATCCGCCTATTGGCCGGTGAAGGCGGCGGACGGAACCATTGCGGGCATGTGGTTTGTGGGCATGCCGCTCAACAAGCTGATGGAGCTTGAAAACAAGGCCGTGGTCACTGCCTCGTGGGTAGCCGCGGCCTTGCTGGCGGTACAGCTGCTTCTTTCCGTGATGATCGGCCTGCGGGTCAGCGCCCCGGTACGGAAAATCACCCGCTATGTGCTGGATGTGGCCGGTGGTAAAAAAGATGCCGTGCTGGACGTGCACAGTCGTGACGACATGGGCGAACTGGCCGAGGCCCTGCGCGCCATGGTAAAAAAGCAGGACAATCTGATGCTGGAGGCCGGTGAAAAGGCCGAAGAAGCCCGAAAGAAAGCTGAAGAAGCCGCCTGCGCCATGGAAGAAGCCCGCCTTGCCCAGCAGCAGGCGGAACAGGCCAAACGCGACGGCATGATCAGCGCAGCGGGCCAAATTGAAGGCGTGGTAGAAAAGTTGAACGGGGCCATCAACAATATTGCCGCCCAGGTGGAACAGTCCGACGAGGCGCTGAGCCATGCCGCGTCCCGCCTTGCAGAAACAGCCACGGCCATGGAGGAAATGAACTCCGCGGTGCTGGAAGTGGCGAAAAACGCCGGGCTCGCGGCGGACGTTTCCACCTCTGCTCGACAAAAAGCCACGGACGGCACTGCCGTGGTCACCCAGTCCGTTGCCGGAATTCAGGAAGTGCAGAGCCAGTCCCTGGCGCTCAAGGAAGATATGGTCAGGCTGGATGAGCATGCCAGAGCCATTAACCAGATCATGAGCGTTATTTCGGATATCGCGGACCAGACCAATCTCCTGGCCCTCAACGCGGCCATTGAGGCTGCCCGGGCCGGGGAAGCCGGGCGCGGTTTCGCGGTGGTGGCGGACGAGGTCCGCAAATTGGCGGAAAAAACCATGACCTCCACCACAGAGGTGGGCAACGCCATCAAGGCCATTCAGGAAAGCGCGGAGCAGAGCACGCATCAGGTGGAGCAGGCCGTGCAGAATATCGCCAAGGCCACGGAATTTTCCAACAAATCCGGCGAATCGCTCAACGAAATCCTGGAGATGGTGGAGCATACCGCCGATGAGGTGCGCACCATCGCCACGGCCAGCGAGGAGCAGTCCGCCACCAGTGAGGAAATCACCAAATCCATTGCCGAGGTCAATGACATTACGTCCACCACCTCTGAAGCCATGCGGGAGGCGGCCAAGGCTCTGGAATCTCTGCGGCGGCGTTCCCAGGAACTGGTCACGCTCATTGAAGAGATGAAGAACGCCTAA
- a CDS encoding flavodoxin family protein yields the protein MRLAAFNGSSRKNGNTRILLEIICDETRRAGIDSEIISLSDFPLRGCLGCFACKGQAHCITIDDGFNDCFAKMREADGIVLGSPVYSADVSAPMKAFLERAGVVCASNPGLLRRKAGAAVAAVRRAGGLNTVDSMNHFLLNKEVILAGSTYWNMVYGKEPGDVRRDEEGMRNMQNLGENLAWLMRRL from the coding sequence ATGCGCTTGGCGGCGTTCAACGGCAGCTCCCGCAAGAACGGCAATACACGGATATTGCTGGAAATTATCTGCGATGAAACGCGCAGGGCGGGCATCGACAGCGAAATCATTTCCCTGTCCGACTTTCCCCTGCGCGGCTGTCTGGGCTGTTTCGCCTGCAAGGGGCAGGCACACTGCATAACCATTGACGACGGTTTCAACGATTGCTTTGCCAAGATGCGTGAGGCCGACGGCATCGTGCTCGGTTCGCCCGTGTATTCGGCGGATGTCTCCGCGCCCATGAAGGCTTTTCTGGAGCGTGCCGGAGTGGTCTGCGCGTCCAATCCCGGCCTGCTCCGGCGCAAGGCGGGTGCGGCCGTGGCCGCCGTGCGCCGCGCCGGGGGCCTGAATACCGTTGACAGCATGAACCATTTTCTACTGAACAAGGAAGTGATTCTGGCCGGTTCCACCTACTGGAACATGGTCTACGGCAAGGAGCCCGGCGACGTGCGCCGCGATGAGGAGGGCATGCGCAACATGCAGAATCTCGGCGAGAATCTGGCCTGGCTCATGCGGCGGCTGTAG
- the ychF gene encoding redox-regulated ATPase YchF translates to MSLSIGIVGLPNVGKSTLFNALTKAQNAQAANYPFCTIEPNKATVAVPDKRVDALTAKAKPQKTIHASVDFIDIAGLVRGASKGEGLGNQFLATIRECAAIVEVVRCFEDENITHVDGNVNPLRDVETIETELLLADLQSVEKRLEKLQKMAKGSKDAKAAAELMQGLLAHLNEGKPAAAFALPDNETFLASWRELGLITDKPVIYCANVDEAAVADGNAYVDEVRALAAERKAGFACICAKLEEELQGLPEDEQAEMLASYGIEESGLVRIIRTGYATLGLCSYFTAGPDEVRAWTIHQGWKAPQAAGVIHTDFERGFIRAEVISFEDYMGHESEAACRADGVLRVEGKDYVVRDGDVMHFLFNV, encoded by the coding sequence ATGTCGCTCAGCATCGGCATCGTGGGCCTGCCCAACGTGGGCAAGTCCACCCTGTTCAACGCCCTGACCAAGGCACAGAACGCCCAGGCCGCCAATTATCCTTTCTGCACCATTGAGCCCAACAAGGCCACTGTTGCCGTGCCGGACAAGCGCGTGGACGCGCTCACAGCCAAGGCCAAACCGCAGAAGACCATTCATGCCAGCGTGGATTTCATCGATATCGCCGGTCTGGTGCGCGGCGCCAGCAAGGGCGAGGGCCTGGGCAATCAGTTTCTGGCAACCATCCGGGAATGCGCGGCCATTGTGGAAGTGGTGCGCTGCTTTGAGGATGAGAACATCACCCATGTGGACGGTAACGTGAATCCCCTGCGCGATGTGGAAACCATTGAGACGGAACTCTTGCTGGCCGATTTGCAAAGCGTGGAAAAGCGCCTGGAAAAACTGCAAAAAATGGCTAAAGGCAGCAAGGACGCCAAAGCCGCCGCTGAATTGATGCAGGGCCTGCTGGCTCATCTGAACGAGGGCAAACCCGCCGCCGCTTTTGCCCTGCCGGATAATGAAACCTTTCTGGCTTCCTGGCGGGAGCTGGGCCTGATCACGGACAAGCCCGTGATTTACTGCGCCAATGTGGACGAAGCCGCCGTGGCCGACGGCAACGCCTATGTGGATGAAGTGCGTGCCCTGGCCGCTGAGCGCAAGGCGGGCTTTGCCTGCATCTGCGCAAAACTTGAAGAAGAACTTCAAGGGTTGCCCGAGGACGAGCAGGCGGAAATGCTGGCCTCTTACGGCATTGAAGAAAGCGGTCTGGTGCGGATCATCCGCACCGGCTACGCCACCTTGGGACTGTGCAGCTATTTTACCGCCGGGCCCGATGAAGTGCGCGCCTGGACCATCCATCAGGGCTGGAAGGCCCCTCAGGCCGCCGGTGTGATCCATACGGATTTTGAACGCGGTTTCATCCGGGCCGAGGTCATTTCCTTCGAGGACTACATGGGCCACGAAAGCGAGGCCGCCTGCCGCGCCGACGGCGTGCTGCGAGTGGAAGGCAAGGATTATGTGGTGCGGGACGGCGACGTGATGCACTTCCTCTTCAACGTCTAG
- a CDS encoding FlgO family outer membrane protein encodes MSRFLVVILVLAALLFPLTAAAVGTVPGAANSIAEQLDDQLMMRYAGDDPGTSKKQRQALARAQIMIMGTTPANINNLEVASPLARQMTEEISRWLVNAGYRYQELRKGSYIRFDKRTGELILTRDVRKLASTLGTGQAVLAGTYVVSGEQVRFSMSLIHTTSNEVLAKGTATVPITDDLLPLLEDQPAGSGKVPTVYTRLQ; translated from the coding sequence ATGAGCCGTTTTCTTGTGGTCATTCTGGTGCTCGCTGCCCTGCTCTTTCCTCTGACGGCCGCGGCTGTCGGCACGGTGCCCGGAGCCGCCAACAGCATTGCCGAGCAGTTGGACGATCAGCTGATGATGCGTTATGCGGGCGACGATCCCGGCACGAGCAAAAAACAGCGCCAGGCCCTGGCCCGCGCCCAGATCATGATCATGGGCACCACTCCGGCCAATATCAACAATCTTGAAGTGGCTTCTCCCCTGGCCCGCCAGATGACCGAGGAAATTTCGCGCTGGCTGGTCAACGCGGGCTATCGCTACCAGGAATTGCGCAAGGGCAGCTATATCCGCTTCGACAAGCGCACGGGCGAACTGATCCTGACCCGCGACGTGCGCAAGCTCGCCAGCACCCTGGGTACCGGCCAGGCGGTCCTGGCGGGCACCTATGTGGTCAGCGGCGAACAGGTACGCTTCAGCATGAGCCTGATCCACACCACCAGCAACGAAGTGCTGGCCAAGGGCACGGCCACGGTGCCCATTACCGATGACCTGCTGCCCCTGCTGGAAGATCAGCCTGCGGGCAGCGGCAAGGTGCCCACAGTTTACACCCGGTTGCAGTAG
- a CDS encoding FlgO family outer membrane protein: MIEVAMHSLLRLFLFCAFLLPLLSGCKSTPTPNDPAYVDAVEVKLKCRELADQMLATMPNDALQGFVAMPTSFVDQNNTSRSSPLGRLMGEALFYEFNQRGFPTREYRLTGHISVEGGRDDLALAANQIVPTKGQKWAALVVGTYYVDKDATFVNARLVRASDGLVLRTGQLVLVNTPIIARMGKTDPAPVAAKPAAATAQNERRGLYPSLYTPASSISSGSIPIKQGK, encoded by the coding sequence ATGATTGAGGTTGCCATGCACAGTCTGTTGCGCCTTTTTCTGTTCTGCGCGTTTCTGCTGCCGCTTCTGTCCGGCTGCAAAAGTACGCCCACGCCCAATGATCCCGCCTATGTGGACGCGGTGGAAGTGAAGCTCAAATGCCGTGAACTGGCCGATCAGATGCTGGCCACCATGCCCAACGACGCCTTGCAGGGTTTTGTGGCCATGCCCACTTCCTTTGTGGACCAGAACAACACGTCGCGCTCTTCGCCGCTGGGCAGGCTCATGGGCGAAGCCCTGTTTTACGAATTCAACCAGCGCGGCTTTCCCACGCGGGAATACCGCCTGACCGGCCATATTTCCGTGGAAGGCGGCCGCGACGACCTGGCTCTGGCCGCCAATCAGATTGTACCCACCAAGGGCCAGAAATGGGCCGCTCTGGTGGTGGGCACCTATTATGTGGATAAGGACGCCACCTTCGTCAACGCGCGCCTGGTGCGGGCCAGCGATGGCTTGGTATTGCGCACGGGCCAGCTCGTGCTGGTCAATACGCCGATTATCGCGCGGATGGGCAAAACCGATCCCGCGCCCGTGGCGGCCAAGCCGGCTGCCGCGACGGCGCAAAATGAACGTCGCGGCCTGTATCCCTCGTTGTATACTCCGGCCAGTTCCATCAGCAGCGGCAGCATTCCCATCAAACAAGGCAAATAA
- the ispG gene encoding flavodoxin-dependent (E)-4-hydroxy-3-methylbut-2-enyl-diphosphate synthase, protein MRITKTRAIRLGGLVVGGGAPVMVQSMTNTDTRDVDATLAQIERLAARGCEAVRLAVPDEAAAGALRAIRAGTPLPLIADIHFDYRLAVAALEAGVEGLRINPGNIGPSEHVDKVVDAAKAHKAVIRIGVNSGSLEKPLLKQYGGPCPEALVQSALGHVRLLERRGFYDTKISLKSSSVLDTIASYRLLHETCDYPLHIGVTEAGGLLRGTVKSSVGLGILLHEGIGDTLRVSLTADPAEEVAVAWEILRALGLRSRGPEIISCPTCGRTEIDLFALARAVEERLSQSIADIKVAVMGCVVNGPGEAREADLGLAGGRDKGIIFRKGEVIRSVKGQEALLAAFMEELQTLLNEKGQPA, encoded by the coding sequence ATGCGCATCACGAAAACCCGCGCCATCCGGCTGGGCGGCCTGGTTGTCGGCGGCGGCGCGCCGGTCATGGTCCAGAGCATGACCAATACGGACACCCGCGACGTTGACGCCACCCTGGCCCAGATTGAGCGCTTAGCCGCCAGGGGCTGCGAGGCCGTGCGTCTGGCCGTGCCGGACGAAGCCGCCGCCGGGGCTCTGCGGGCCATCCGCGCGGGCACGCCTTTGCCGCTCATCGCGGATATCCACTTCGACTACCGGCTGGCTGTCGCCGCCCTGGAGGCGGGCGTGGAAGGCCTGCGCATCAATCCCGGCAATATCGGCCCCAGCGAGCACGTGGACAAAGTGGTGGACGCGGCCAAAGCACATAAGGCAGTGATCCGCATCGGCGTCAATTCCGGTTCATTGGAAAAGCCGCTGCTCAAGCAATACGGCGGCCCCTGCCCCGAGGCTCTGGTGCAAAGCGCGCTGGGGCATGTACGCCTGCTGGAGCGGCGCGGCTTTTACGACACCAAGATTTCGCTCAAGTCCTCTTCCGTGCTGGACACCATCGCGTCCTACCGTCTGTTGCACGAGACTTGCGACTATCCTCTCCATATCGGCGTCACCGAGGCTGGCGGCCTGCTGCGCGGCACGGTCAAATCCTCCGTGGGCCTGGGCATCCTGCTGCACGAAGGCATCGGTGACACCCTGCGGGTTTCGCTCACTGCGGACCCTGCGGAGGAGGTCGCCGTGGCCTGGGAAATTCTGCGCGCTCTGGGCCTGCGCTCGCGCGGGCCGGAAATCATTTCCTGCCCCACCTGCGGCCGTACGGAAATCGATCTCTTCGCCTTGGCCCGCGCCGTGGAGGAACGTCTGTCCCAGTCCATAGCCGACATCAAGGTGGCGGTCATGGGCTGTGTTGTCAACGGCCCCGGCGAAGCCCGCGAAGCGGATCTGGGCCTGGCCGGTGGCCGCGACAAGGGCATAATTTTCCGCAAAGGCGAGGTCATCCGCTCGGTCAAGGGCCAGGAAGCCCTGTTGGCGGCCTTTATGGAAGAATTGCAAACGCTGCTCAACGAAAAGGGGCAGCCCGCCTGA
- a CDS encoding proline--tRNA ligase, producing the protein MRFSSCYIPTLKESPADAEVVSHKLLLRAGMVRRLTSGLYIYLPLGLKIIDKIASVVREEINASGFQELLMPMVQPADLWKETGRWEHYGKELLRFKDRNERDYCLGPTHEEVITDLVRGEVRSYRQLPVRLYQIQSKFRDEIRPRFGLMRGREFMMKDGYSFDADIAGAEKSYKLMYDAYTRIFKRLGLKFRAVEADTGSIGGNFSHEFMVLADTGEDTIAFCHDCDYAANVERAEVVWKGEACTEACTGACPDYEKVDTPGAHSVEEVAAMLRVPAKAVVKTMLFSVDGKPVAVLVRGDREVNDIKLKNLLKAQEVELAGAATVEALTHAPVGFAGPVGLDVPVYADLELQGATDYVTGANAADAHFRHVDLRRDAAITAWADLRAITPEDVCPRCGGGIELTKGIEVGHIFMLGLKYSESMHAAFLDENGKEKLMIMGCYGIGVSRVAAAAIEQNHDENGIVFPPPVAPFECILLNLDPRNAEVTAKAEEIYAMLRDMGVDVLLDDREERPGVKFKDADLLGAPMQLVVGGKGLARGIVECKDRRSGEKGELSADVIEEDFSQWAAGVRRGWETQQA; encoded by the coding sequence ATGCGCTTCAGCTCCTGTTACATTCCCACCCTCAAGGAATCCCCGGCCGACGCCGAGGTGGTCAGCCACAAACTTCTGCTGCGCGCGGGCATGGTGCGCAGGCTTACTTCCGGCCTGTACATCTATCTGCCGCTGGGGCTTAAGATCATTGACAAAATCGCCAGCGTAGTGCGCGAGGAAATCAATGCCTCCGGCTTTCAGGAATTGCTTATGCCCATGGTCCAGCCCGCCGATCTCTGGAAGGAGACGGGCCGTTGGGAGCATTACGGCAAGGAACTGCTGCGCTTCAAGGACCGCAACGAACGCGACTACTGCCTGGGCCCCACCCATGAGGAAGTGATCACCGACCTGGTGCGCGGCGAAGTGCGCTCCTACCGGCAACTGCCCGTGCGGCTCTACCAGATCCAGAGCAAATTCCGCGACGAGATCCGGCCCCGCTTCGGCCTGATGCGCGGGCGTGAGTTCATGATGAAGGACGGCTATTCCTTTGACGCGGACATCGCCGGGGCTGAAAAAAGCTATAAGCTGATGTACGACGCCTATACCCGCATATTCAAGCGCCTGGGCCTCAAATTCCGGGCCGTGGAAGCGGATACCGGCTCTATCGGCGGCAATTTCTCCCACGAATTCATGGTCCTGGCCGATACCGGTGAGGATACCATCGCCTTCTGCCATGACTGCGATTACGCCGCCAATGTGGAGCGGGCCGAAGTGGTCTGGAAGGGCGAGGCCTGCACAGAGGCTTGCACGGGCGCCTGCCCGGACTATGAAAAAGTCGATACCCCCGGCGCGCACAGCGTGGAGGAAGTGGCGGCCATGTTGCGGGTTCCGGCCAAGGCTGTGGTCAAAACCATGCTTTTCAGCGTGGACGGCAAGCCCGTGGCCGTCCTGGTGCGCGGCGACCGTGAGGTCAACGACATCAAGCTCAAGAATCTGCTTAAGGCCCAGGAAGTGGAACTGGCCGGTGCCGCCACGGTGGAGGCTCTGACCCATGCGCCGGTGGGCTTTGCCGGGCCGGTGGGCCTGGATGTGCCCGTTTACGCCGACCTGGAATTGCAGGGAGCCACGGATTACGTCACCGGAGCCAACGCGGCGGACGCCCATTTCAGGCATGTGGATTTGCGCCGCGACGCGGCGATCACGGCTTGGGCTGATCTGCGCGCCATCACGCCGGAAGATGTCTGCCCGCGTTGCGGCGGCGGCATCGAGCTGACCAAGGGCATTGAGGTGGGGCACATCTTCATGCTCGGTCTCAAGTACAGCGAATCCATGCACGCGGCCTTCCTGGACGAGAACGGCAAGGAAAAGCTCATGATCATGGGCTGCTACGGCATCGGCGTGTCCCGCGTGGCCGCCGCCGCCATAGAACAGAACCATGACGAGAACGGCATTGTCTTTCCGCCGCCGGTGGCCCCGTTTGAGTGCATCCTGCTCAACCTCGACCCCCGCAATGCCGAAGTCACGGCCAAAGCCGAGGAGATCTACGCCATGCTGCGGGATATGGGCGTGGACGTGCTGCTGGACGACCGGGAAGAACGGCCGGGCGTCAAATTCAAGGATGCGGACCTCCTGGGCGCGCCCATGCAGCTCGTGGTGGGCGGCAAGGGGCTCGCGCGCGGCATTGTGGAATGCAAGGACCGCCGCAGCGGCGAAAAAGGCGAACTTTCCGCGGACGTCATTGAGGAGGATTTCTCCCAATGGGCCGCGGGGGTGCGGCGCGGCTGGGAGACGCAGCAGGCCTGA
- the xseA gene encoding exodeoxyribonuclease VII large subunit, which yields MQDGILTVRALTEQLRRSLEGRFPFVWVRGEVSNLSRPGSGHIYFSLKDQDAQLQCVWFRGQQRQAEQGQAFDPLTGEVFDTPRPSPLELLRNGLDLLCAGRISVYAPRGQYQLLVELVQPTGQGLLAQAFEERKRKLAEAGYFAQERKRPLPWNPQRVALITSPSGAAIHDFLELAQNRGCGAEIRLFPASVQGEEAAPEIIRALDEINAQGWAQVIVLIRGGGSLEDLWAFNEEAVAEAVFCSRLPVLAGIGHEVDVTLADLTADLRAATPSHAAQLLWPLRAELRQRLDEAFAALRRAAASRLEHAELLLRERENALRWFSPARHQARLSEQVTRFSLVLQRAARQWLADKGSARERLELARRAALTPEKLDVRQAHLALLHAALGAALPHRLSDAEHTLALAGNRLRTASDAWLENRSRRLESLESALAANDPSAPLHRGYALVRTAQGGILRSVGQTAPGRDIEVRLADGRLAAVVRSVSPEEAQSGEEKE from the coding sequence ATGCAGGACGGCATACTGACGGTCCGTGCCCTCACGGAACAGTTGCGCAGAAGTCTGGAGGGGCGCTTTCCCTTCGTCTGGGTACGCGGCGAGGTGAGCAATCTCTCTCGCCCCGGTTCCGGGCATATTTACTTCAGTCTCAAGGACCAGGATGCCCAGTTGCAGTGCGTCTGGTTCCGGGGGCAGCAGCGCCAGGCCGAGCAAGGGCAGGCCTTTGACCCGCTCACCGGCGAGGTTTTTGATACGCCCCGCCCCTCGCCGTTGGAATTGTTGCGCAACGGCCTGGACCTGCTCTGCGCCGGGCGGATCAGCGTCTATGCCCCGCGCGGCCAGTACCAGCTGCTGGTGGAACTGGTGCAGCCCACGGGCCAGGGTCTGCTGGCCCAGGCCTTTGAGGAGCGCAAGCGCAAACTGGCGGAAGCCGGGTACTTCGCTCAGGAACGCAAGCGCCCCCTGCCCTGGAACCCGCAACGGGTGGCCCTGATCACCTCGCCCAGCGGCGCGGCCATCCACGATTTTCTGGAGCTGGCCCAGAATCGGGGCTGCGGCGCGGAGATACGCCTTTTCCCCGCATCGGTGCAGGGCGAGGAAGCCGCTCCGGAAATCATCCGGGCCTTGGACGAGATCAATGCCCAGGGCTGGGCCCAGGTTATTGTGCTGATCCGGGGCGGCGGCTCGCTGGAAGATCTCTGGGCCTTCAATGAAGAGGCCGTGGCAGAAGCTGTTTTTTGTTCACGGTTGCCCGTGCTGGCGGGCATCGGCCATGAGGTGGATGTGACCCTGGCGGATTTGACCGCCGACCTGCGCGCGGCCACGCCCTCCCATGCGGCGCAACTGCTCTGGCCTTTGCGCGCGGAACTCCGGCAACGCCTGGACGAGGCGTTTGCCGCTTTGCGGCGGGCCGCTGCCAGCCGCCTTGAACACGCGGAATTGTTGTTGCGGGAGCGGGAAAACGCCCTGCGCTGGTTTTCGCCCGCGCGCCATCAGGCCCGCCTGTCCGAGCAGGTGACGCGCTTTTCCCTGGTTTTGCAGCGCGCTGCCCGGCAATGGCTCGCGGACAAGGGCAGCGCCCGGGAACGCCTGGAACTGGCCCGCAGGGCCGCGCTGACCCCGGAGAAGCTGGATGTGCGCCAAGCGCATCTTGCCTTGTTGCATGCAGCCTTGGGAGCGGCCCTGCCGCACCGTCTGAGCGATGCGGAACATACGCTGGCCCTGGCGGGAAATCGTTTGCGAACAGCGAGCGACGCCTGGCTGGAAAACCGCTCCCGCCGTCTGGAAAGCCTGGAATCGGCACTGGCAGCCAATGATCCGTCGGCTCCGTTGCATCGGGGTTACGCCTTGGTGCGCACGGCACAGGGCGGCATCCTGCGTTCGGTGGGGCAGACGGCTCCCGGCCGGGATATTGAAGTGCGCCTGGCCGACGGCCGTCTGGCCGCCGTGGTCAGGAGCGTCAGCCCGGAAGAAGCGCAATCCGGTGAGGAAAAAGAATGA